The uncultured Subdoligranulum sp. genomic sequence GTCAAAGGTGCGCCGCTGCAGGCGGCCCCCCTGGGCATAGTAGGTGCGGGAATCCCCCACGTGGCCCCAGTACAGGGTGGTTTGGTCCAGCAGCACCACGTTCAGGGTGGTCTTCATCTGGGTCTCGCTGTGCTCGGCCCGCTGCCGTTCCAGAATGGCCTGCTGGGCGGCCAGGAATCCCTGTTCCAGCTTGCGGGCCGACACCTGGGGCAGAATGGCGGCGTAGTCGGCCACCGTGCGGCAGGCCAGCTCGGCGGCCACCTCCCCCCGTTCCAGTCCGCCCAGCCCGTCGGCCACCGCAAAGCAATACCCGGTGGGCGTCTCACAGACCGCGAACCGGTCCTCGTTGCAGGCGCGGTCCCCGATCTCGGTATGGGTGCAATAGCGAATCTTCACGGCTGCTCCCTTCTGCGGCGGACTTCCCGCCGCGAATCCAGCCTTTTTGTATCGGCTGCTATGTATCCTTTAATTGTACGTATCCGTCTGTATCCTGTCAAGAAAAAACAAAGAGTACCCGGACCCCGCCCCGGGGCCCGGGCTGTGGCGGCCGGTCAGGCCGCCGGCTCCGCGTTTTCCTGCCGCTGGAGGGCCTCCGCCAGCGTGCCCAGCGTGCTGGTCTGCTCATACACCAGCGTTCCGTTGGAGAGATAGCGCATCTGGAGCAGGTTGCCCTCCTCGTCGTAGCTGCTCTCCTCCTCCCAGTCCGATACACCGGTGGAGCGGCAGCTGGTCTCGTTGCCCGCCTCATCGTAGGTGTACACTTCATCCTGCCCTGTGCTGCCGGCCTCCCCCACATAGTGGCTGGTCAGGAGCTGCCAGTCCTCGTTGAAGGTCAGCTCGTCGGTCCACTGCGACACATCCCCCTTAAGGGAACCCCACAGCGTGGTGGATACCGTCCGGCAGGTGCCGGTATGGGTGGCATCGTCGTAGGTGTAGGTCTCGTGCATGCTTTCCTGGCCGTTTTCGGTGGTGACCACCTCCACCTTGCGGCCCAGCTCGTCGTAGCTGTACTCGGTGATGACCTCCGCCGTCTCGGTGGTGCCGTCGGCCAGGAATATGGTGGTGGTGCGCTGGTTCTTCACCGGGTTGCCGTTCAGGTCGAAGGTGCGGGTGCTGTCCACCTGGCCGTCGGGGTCATAGTAGGTCTGGGACACCTTCACGTCGTCCCCGTTGTAGAGATACTCCCACCGGGAACCCTGGCCGTCGTAGTTGTCCATTCCCAGCAGGTTGCCCTTCTCATCGTACCGCTGGTTGATGATGAACCGGTACGCCTCGGTGCCGTCCTCGTTGTAGTTGATCTGGGTGGTGTAGAGCACCACCTGTTTTTTGCGGTTCTGCAGGGTCTGGGCGGCCGCCGCCCCGTCGGCGCAGGCCGTGAGCAGCAGCGCTGCCGCGGCGCAGAAAGCCAGTATCCGTCTTTTCATACTGTTTCTCCTTTCCGGTCAGGAGACCAGGGTGCATTCCAGCACATAGTCCCGGTCATATTCGGTGCGCTCCCACATGTACAGCGGGTCGGCGGTGAAGTCGTCGGTGGACCGCATGACGAAGCTGTCCTCGTAGAAGCCGCCCTCGCCCATGTAGAGCACCCAGTCGTAGTGGGGATTGTCCAGGTTGAAGGGGTTGTTCTTTTCGATGTTGCGGATGGTGTAGTCCAGGCCGGTCTCGTGGATGTACTCCACATTCTCGGTGTGGTCGTAGCAGAGCCGCTCGCAGTTGGTGAGGGCCCCCTTGCGCCAGTCGAATTCCCCGAAGGTGACGGTCCAGTCGTAGTCCTGCCAGTAGGAGGTGTACCCGCCCACATGGTCCTCGAACATCTCGCTGCGGTAGGTGCGGCCCTCCAGCACGCAGTCCACGTCAAAGTCCTCGTCGGGGGTCAGGTCCCGCACCGTCCAGCTGCCGTGGACCGGCTCATAGTCCAGCGTCAGGGTGGCGCCCCCGTGGAAGGTGAACCAGCCGTAGGTGCGCCCCTCAAAGTCCAGCCCCACCCGGGCCATGGGCTGCACGGGGTTGGTGTTGTCCAGCGTGGAGCTTTCCACCCCGTAGGCCGGCAGCAGCACCGACTCCTCGCCCCCGCCGCCGATGCCCAGCAGGGCGTAGGTATCCTGCTTCATCAGCCCGCTCACCACATAGAGGTCGGGCTCCTTCTTGGCTTCCACCGCAGCGGGCACCGAGGTGACGCTCTCCAGCACCCAGTTCTTTTTTTCCTCATCGTAGACGGCCAGCGCCGTGCACTGGTCGGTGTACACCGTGAAGCCGTTGTCCGACACCACGGTGGCCGTCACGGTATCGCCGTCCTCCCCCGGCTGGTGGGTAATGTCGGACACCGAGGTGATGCCCGCCAGGCGGTCGGTGAAGAGTGCCTCCACCCCCAGCAGGTCCTCGAGGGCATCGTCGGGGATTTCCCGGGAACCGCAGGCGGTCAGCAGCAGGGCCAGGCAGGCCACAGGCAGCAGGGACAGGGTCTTTTTCATCGCGGATACCTCCTTCGGGCAAAAAAAATCAGACCGGAAAGGTGCAGGCACCTTTTCAGTCTGAGCATAGCATATTCCGTTCCGGCCCCGCCACGGCTTTTGCAAAACTGGTCGGATTTGGCGCAAAACCCGCAGGGGCTTCAGGGGTCCTCCCGGCGGAGCAGCTGGGCCAGGTAGGTGCGGGCGGCGTCGGCGTCCCCCCGCTCCAGAAAGCCCTGGAGCACCAGCAGTTCGTTCTTGGCGTCGTGGCGGGCGATGCGCAGTTTGCCGATGGCCTCCATCTGGTCCCGCAGCATGCGGTAGAGATGCCGCTCCTGCATGGCGATGGCCGCCATCTCCCGCAGAGTGTGCCGCCGCTGCAGCCAGTAGGCCCCGAAGGCCGCCGGCACCGCCAGGCAGATCAGCGCCGTCATGAAGAGCAGCGTATCCAGGGCCGAGCCCTGCCACCAGTTACCCATGGGTTTCCTCCTTGGCGGGCAGGCAGACCATGGCGGTGGCCACCGCCATGCCCTGCCCGTATTCCAGTGTATAGCTGCCGTCGTAGCGGGCGGCGATCTCCCGCAAAATCTTCTGCCCGAAGCCGTGGCCCGGGCCCTGCTGCCGCACCGGCCGGGGGCCCATGGTGTTTTCCACCGTGACGCAGAGCCGCCCCGCCACCGTGACGAACCGCACATCCACCGTTCCCGGCCGGGGCCCCGCGGCCGCCGCCGTCACGGCGTTGCTCAAAAGATTGTACAGCAGGCTGGCCAGGTCCACCGGGGGCAGCGTGCAGTCCCGGGGCAGCGTTCCCCGGATGTTCAGCGCCACCCCGGCTTCGGTGCAGCGGCGGGCCGCCTCGGCCAGCGAAACATCCGCCACCGGGTTGTCGGCGTAGCGCCGGGCTGCCTGGCTCTCCTGCCGGGTCAGCGCCCGCACCTTGTCCAGAGCCGCCTGGGTGCTACCTTCCGCCAGCAGGGCGTCCAGCGCTTCCAGGTTTTCCCGGTGGGCCGCATGGAGCGTGCGCAGCTCGGTGAGGCTGCGCTGCTGGGTTTCCACCGCCCGCTGGTGCATGGCCTCCCGGGCCGCCGCGATGGCCACCGTCTGCTTGGCCTGCCGCCGCAGCAGCCAGAAAAACACCGCCGCCAGCAAAAGGCCCAGCTCCGCCACCCGCCAGGAGAGGATGGCCGCCGTTTCCAGCCGGCTGTCCCCCTGGAGGGACTGGCGGGCCTGGTCCAGGTTGAAGAGCAGGTTCACCGCCGGGGAGGCCGCCGCCAGCGCCGTGTAGACCGGCCCGGGCAGCTTTTCCACCAGACGGGCCAGCCGGTCGGTGATGAGCACCGCCAGCCCGCAGGCCAGCGCCGACGCCGCCAGGAACATCACCTGCCACACCGGCCGCAGGGGCAGGCCGGTCTGGAGCAGCAGGATGATGGGCGGCATGATGAAGACGCTCTGGATGCACACATAGGGAAACAGCACAAAGAGCCTTCGCCGCCAGTCGCCGCCGAAACAGTACCACAAAAGCACCGGCAGCATCAGCGCCATCACGGTGCCGTGGAGAATGGCCAGGCTGCGGCCGTCGTTGGTGTACTGCCAGTAGAAATCGATCACCGGCTTGATGCCCAGCAGCACCGCGCAGTACAGCGCAAAAAGGGCGTGCCGCCGGGGACTGCGGGGGGTGAGCAGGAACCGTATGGCGTACACCCCGAAAATGTAGGCGGGCACCACCGGCAGGGCGCTGACCAGCACGATCTCCAGGGCGGCGCTCACGGCAGGTCCTCCCGGGGGACGGGCTGCAGCGTATCGGCGTAGGCCAGAAAGCTGCGTCGCACCGCCGTCTGGTAACTGCGGCTGATGGGCACCTTCGCCCCGCCCGCCATCCGCAGTTCGGTCTTGTCGTACCGCTCCACGAAGGGCCAGTGCACGGCGTAGCTCTTGTGGGTCTGGCAGAAGGCCACCGGGTCCAGCCGGGCCAGCAGCGCCCGGCCCAGGGCAATGCCGTCCTGGCCCGGCATCTGGATGTCCAGCACCGCCACGTCAAAGGGCCGCTCTTCCGCCGCCGCCAGCAGCGTGCCGCCCTCCCGGCAGCAGACCAGCTCGTGGGGCAGGTCGGCCAGCGCACCGCGGAGCAGCGCTTCCTCCTGCGCCAGCAGGGCGGGGGTATCGTCGCACAGCGCGATGCGCAAAGGGGCGGGCGTGTCCATGGGAGGTCCTCCTTTTTCGGGGATGATTTGTTTCATTATACCATAATCGCCCCCGCCGGGGAAGTTTTGCCTGCGGATTTTGCGTCAAATCCTGCGGGTTTTGCACAGCCACTGGCGCTGCGGCCGCCGCCATGGTACACTGTAGGTAACTATCACAAAAAACGGCGGTCCCGCCGCCCGAAGGAGGTATCCTATGCGCAACCATACCCTCTCTGCTTTGGTGCTGTCCGGTCTGCTGCTGGCCGGCTGCGGCCGCACCCCCACCGCGACGCCCACCGTCACGGCGGAACCTGCCACCGCCGAGGCGGCAGCCTCCCCCGAATCCGCCGCCCCCGTGGCGGCCGAACCTGCCGCTCCCGCTGCCACCGAACAGCCCCAGGCCGTGGCCACCTGGGTGGTGGAGCCCACCCTGGAGGCCGACAACATCGACGTGCTGCGCCAGCAGCGGGGCACCGCCAACGAGCAGGACTACAACGCCTTCGCCATGCACAAGGACGACGGGCTCTGCCTTATCGTCCAGGGCGGCCGCATGGGCCTCATCGACTACGACGGCAACCTGGTGGCCCCCGCCCAGTACGACACGGTGGAGCTGGGCATGTACGGGCGGTATGTGCTGTCCAACGGCGGCGGCGAGTTTTCCGGTGGGTCCTCCTGGACGCTGGAGAACAACCAGCTGGTATCCCTGGCCGGGGCCTCCATGGTGGACACGGTGGGCACCGCCCCCAACCGGGTGCTCTACTGGGTGCCCGAGCGGGATTCGATGTACATCAGCGGCGGCGCCGACACCTGGCTGGAAGCCCCCTATACCGCCGCCACCCCCTGCGCCGGGTGGGTGGTGACCAGGATCGAGGACGAGTGCGCCACCGAATGGGACGGCTACGTCCTCACCGACGGCACCCGGCCGGTGTCGGACACTCACTACGAGGACGCCGGGGCCTTCAGCAGCGGGCTGATCCCCATGTGCCAGGGCGGCAAGTGGGGCTACCTGAACGCCCGGGGCGAGACGGTGCTGCCCTTTGAGTTTGACGCCTGCTGGGACCAGTCCTCCTTCCAGGATCCGCTGCCCTACGCCGCCACCGAGGGCTGCGTGGTGGTCTGCCGGGAAGGGCAGTACGCCCTCTACGACGTGGCGGGCAACTGCCTCATCGACTTCGGCCAGTACGAGGCGCTGCGCCCCGTGCATGACGGCAAGCTGTGGGCCAGGCAGGGCGGCAAGTGGGGCGTGCTGGCGCTGACCACGCCGCCCACCCTGCCGGCGGAGGACCGCTACCCCGCCGCCGGTGTGACGGTGGCCCCCGACGCCGAGGATTCCGGCGCGGCGGTGGCCGATGCGGACGGCGGCCTGGTGCTGCGGGCCGGCCCCGGCACCGACACGCTGCGGCTGGGACTGATCCCCTACGGCACCCGGCTGTGGATCAGCGGCGCCTCCTCCACGGTGGAGGGCTGGGTCTATGTGGACCAGGGCGGCTGGGTGAGTTCCGAGTACCTTGTGCGCAGCTGACCGCGTTTTTCCTCTTTTTCCCATATGAATGCCCGCCGCCGGTATGCCTTGCATCCCGGCGGCGGGTTTGCTATACTGAAAAAAAATCCGCTGCGTTTCCAAGGGAAGGGAGTTGCTCAACATGGCACACTGGCGTCAAGCGTTGCATCTGGAGCCGCCCCAGGGCTGGCTCAACGACCCCAACGGGCTGTGCTTTTTCGGGGGACAATACCACGTCTTTTTCCAGTACGCCCCGCTGGGGGCGGAGGGTTCCGGCCCCAAGGGCTGGGGCCACTGGCAGAGCGCCGACCTGCTGCACTGGACCTTCGCGGGCATGCCGCTGCGGCCCGACACACCCTGGGACCAGAGCGGGGCCTATTCGGGCTGCGCGGTGCCCTTTGGCGACACGCTGCGGCTCTACTACACCGGCAACGTGAAGCACCCCGGCCCCTACGACTACATCCACGAGGGCCGGGAATCCAACACCCTGCTGGTGGAGACCCCCGACGGCCTGCAGATGGGCCCCAAGGAGCGGCTGATGGAAAGTGGGGACTATCCGGCGGACTGCTCCCTCCATGTGCGGGACCCCAAGGTCTGGCGGGAGGATGGCCTTTGGAAGATGCTGCTGGGCGCCCGCAGTCTTGCGGACGCCGGGCGGGCGCTGCTCTACCACAGCACCGACGGCCGGGCCTGGACCCTGGCCCGGGTGCTGGAACTTTCCCCCGCCTTCGGCTATATGTGGGAGTGCCCCGACACCTTCACGGTGGGCGGACGGCGGTGGCTGGGCGTCTGCCCCCAGGGTCTGCCCCACGGCGAGACGGAAAACCAGAACCAGTACCAGAGCGGCTGGTTTGCCCTGGCGGGCGACCTGGAAACGGGGACGATCTCCGGCTTCACCGAGTGGGACAAGGGCTTTGACTTCTACGCCCCCCAGACGCTGGAAGCCCCCGACGGCCGGGTGCTGCTCGTGGGCTGGATGGGCATGCCCGACGCCGACTACCGCAACCCCACCGCCGCCCTGGGCTGGCAGCACTGTCTGACGCTGCCCCGGGAACTGGAAGCGGACGGCGGCGGCCTGCGCCAGCGGCCTTTGCGGGAGCTGGACGCCCTGGCGGAAGGTACCCCCTTTGCGCTGAACGGCGAAACCCGCACGGTGCCGCTGCCCTTCCGGCTGCGGATGGCGGCGGAGGGCGACTTCACGCTGACGCTGGCGGGCGGGCTGACCTTTACCCGCCGGGACGACGCCGGGCTGCTGGAACTGCGCTTTACAGACGACGCCCTGGGCGGCGGGCGTACAGTACGCCGGGCCCGGTGGGCGGGCGGCCCGCTGACGGTGGACCTGGTGGCGGACCGGTCGGCGCTGGAATTCTACTGCGACGGCGGCCGGCTGGTCTTTGCCACCCGGTGGTATCCCGGGGACCCCGCCGTGCCGGTGGCACTGCAGGGCGCCGAAGCCACCGTGCAGACGCTGGGGTCCATGACCTTCACCCTGTAAACCCTTCTGTACCCTTCACGGCTCTGCGCCTCCTTGCGAGGCGCGGGGCCTTTTTTTGCGCCCGGGCCCGGAATACTGCACAAAAGAAACGTCAAAAATTTGTGTGTTTCACGAATGGAATTGGCCGTTGCCCTCGTGTACAATAGTTTTGCAAGTGCAAGAATACGAATTCACGGAGGATGTTCCATGATTACCATGGCGGAGATCGCCCGGCTGACCCATGTGTCCCAGCCCACGGTTTCCCGGGTGCTCAACGGCAACCCCAAGGTATCGCCGGAGATCCGGGAGCGGGTGCTGGCCTGCGCCCGGGAGCACGATTACCAGCTCAACGCCCTGGCCAAGGGGCTGACGGGCGGCCCCACCCATCTGTTGGGGGTGCTGGTCACCGATATTTCCAACGGTTTCTTCGCCGACCTGGCCAAGGAGATCGAGACCGCCGCCCGGGAGCAGGGCTACAGCATCCTGCTCTTCAACAGCGACTACGACCCCGACCGGGAGCAGGAATACCTGGACGTGGTGCGGCGCTACCGGGTGGACGGCGTGCTGGCGGTGCCCATCCGGGAGACAAGCCCCCAGTGGTACGACTACGTGCAGCGGCTGGACGTGCCGGTGGTGACCATCACCCGCCGGGCCGAGGGGCTGGATTCCTTCTATGCGGACCACGCCGCCGCGGGGGCCCGGGTGGCGGCCTATCTGGCCGGGCAGGGCTATGAGCGGTTCCTCTTCATCGGCAAGGACTACGACGGCAAGTACGTGGGGTTCCGCCGCTGGCTGGAGGAAGAGGGCAAGGGCGATGCCGTGACCAACCGGGTGCTGACCGGCCACGAGGAATTCCGCCGGGAGCTGGCCGACTGGCTGGCCCAGAGCAGCGGCCGGGCGGCCGTCTTTGCGGGCAACGACATCTACGCCCTGCAGGCGCTGGACATCCTGCGCGCGCTGGGCGTTTCGGTGCCCGGCCAGGTGGGGGTCATGGGATTTGACGACACCTTCATGGGGCGGTATCTCAACCCCCGGCTGTCCACCGTGCGGCAGCCCACCGCCCAAATGGCCCGGGATGCCGTCCAGTGGCTTCTGGACCGCATCGAACATCCCGGCCCCCGGCCGCCCGAACTGCGGGCCTATGACGCAGAGCTGGTGCCGCGGGAAAGCACCTGAATCTCCCTTTTCCCCGGGAAATTCCGGGGTTTCTCCGTGATTGTGAATACGTATTCACAATCAGGTTTCTCACGGTTTGACGGTTTCCTCCGGCGAGGGGCCGTACAATAAATTCTCCTTTCAGAAAGGATAGAGTGCTATGGATTACAAGAAAGTAGCCCAGGAAATCTACGACAAAGTGGGACGAAAAGAGAACATTGTCTCGGCGGCCCACTGCGCCACCCGGCTGCGTCTGGTGCTGGTGGACAACGCCAAGTGCGACGCCAAGGCCGTGGAGAACATCGAGGGCGTCAAGGGCGTGTTCAGCGCGTCGGGCCAGCTGCAGGTCATTCTGGGCACCGGCGTGGTGGACAAGGTCTATGACGAGTTCATCGCCATCGCGGGCATCAGCGCCGCCACCAAGGACGAGGTGAAGGCGGCGGCCGCCGCCCGCCAGAACCCCTTCAAGCGGGCCATCAAGACGCTGGGCGACATCTTTGTGCCCATCATCCCTGCCATCGTGGCCAGCGGCTTCCTCATGGGCATCATGGAAGCGCTGAACTTCATGGTGAACAACAACTTCCTCAGCATCGACACCTCCGGGTCCATCTATGTGTTCGCCAACCTGTTCTCCAACACGGCCTACACCTTCCTGCCCATCCTCATCGCCTACAGCGCCGCCAAGGCCTTCGGCGGCAACCCCTACCTGGGCGCCGTCATCGGCATGATGATGATCCACCCCAACCTCCAGAACGCCTGGACCGTGGCCACCGAGGGCGTCCATCAGACCCAGAGCGTCTGGTTCGGCCTGTACAAGGTGAACATGGTGGGCTACCAGGGCCACGTCATCCCGGTCATCATCGCCGTGTGGGTCATGTGCTTTTTGGAAAAACGGCTGCACAAGATCGTTCCCGCCATGTTTGACCTCTTCGTCACCCCGCTGGTCAGCGTCTTTGTCACCGGCTACCTGACCTTCTCCATCATCGGACCCATCTTCGTGGCCATCGAAAACGGCATCATCGGCGGCATCCAGACGCTGCTCACCCTGCCCTTCGGCATCGGCAGCCTCATCATGGGCGGCCTCTACTCCACCACCGTGGTGGCCGGTATCCATCATATGTACACCGTCATTGATATGGGCCAGCTGTCCATGTACGGCGTCACCTACTGGCTGCCCCTGGCCTCCGCCGCCAACATGGGCCAGGGCGCTGCCACCCTGGCCGTGGCTCTCAAGAGCCGCAACGGCAAGACCAAGTCCCTGGCCCTGCCCTCCGCCTTCTCCTGCTTCATGGGCATCACCGAACCCGCCATCTTCGGCGTCAACCTGCGCTTCTTCAAGCCCTTTGTCTGCGGTGCCATCGGCGGCGCCGCGGGTGCCATGTACGCCTCCCTGGTCCATCTGGGCGCCAGCGGCACCGGCGTCACCGGCATCTTCGGCCTGCTGCTCTGCCTGCAGCATCCCCTGGAGTATATCATCATGGCGGCCATCACCATCGCGGTGGCCTTCGCCCTGACCTGGATGTTCGGCTACAAGGACCCCGCCCCCGAGGCTGCCGAGGCCGACAAGCCCCAGACGGACGCCCAGCCCGCCGTGACCTGCGCCCCCCGCACCGTCTATGCGCCGGTGGCCGGTGAGGCCGTGCCCTCCGAGGAGATCCCCGACGAGACCTTTGCCGCCGGTGTGCTGGGCCGGGGCGCCGGCATCCGCCCCGACGGCGAGACCATCGTGGCCCCCTTTGACGGCACCATCTCCTCGGTGACCGACACCCACCACGCGGTGGGCATCACCTCCCCCGACGGCATGGAACTGCTGATCCACGTGGGAGTGGACACCGTGGACATGAAGGGGGACGGCTTCGCCTGCCTGGTGCAGGAGGGCCAGACCGTGAAGGCCGGCGACAAACTGCTGACCTTTGACCGCAAGAAGATCGCCGCCGCGGGCCATCCCGACATGGTGGCCGTGCTGCTGACCAACGCCGACGACTTCGGCGCCATGACGGTGCACTCCGGCCCCTGCCAGGCTTTGCAGCCCCTGATGGAAGTAGCCCCCGCCGACGCCCAATAACCAAAGATGCTGCTGCGCCCTGCCGGGATGCCCGGCAGGGCCTGCGGCGTTTTGCACAACAGGAGGAATTGCCGTGCTGCACGATTTTTTGCACCTGAAAGCGCCGGGCCACTGGATCAACGACCCCAACGGCTTCATTTATTATAAAGGAAAGTACCATCTGTTCTACCAGCACTTTCCCTACCTGCCCCGCTGGGGCACCATGCACTGGGGCCACGCGGTGAGCGACGACCTGGTCCACTGGGAGCACCGGGGCATCGCCCTCTACCCCAGCAAGGCCTACGACCGCAACGGCGTGTTTTCCGGCACGGCGGTGGAGGTGGACGGTGCGCTGCGCCTTTACTACACCGCCGTGCGCTACGACGAGGAAAACCCCGACAACGTCCACCGGGCGCTGGACAACCGCTTTGCGGCCAGCCAGGCGCTGGTGATCTCCCCCGACGGGGAAACCTTCGACAACCTGGACGCCAAGCGCCAGGTGCTGCCGGTGATGGCGGGGGGCGCCGCGGGCGATCCCCAGAACACCCGGGACCCCAAGGTCTGGCGGGCGGCGGACGGCAGCTTCCGGATGGTGCTGGGCAGCACCTGGAAGGGCATCGGCCAGCTGCTTTTCTACCGCAGCCCGGACGGCCTGACCTGGACCGCCGCCGGGCGGTTCGGCGACGAGGCCCTGGGCACCACGCTGGAATGCCCCGACCTCTTCTGCCTGGAGGGGCGGTGGGTGCTGCTGGGCTCCCCCATGGGCATCACGGCGGACGGGCTGGCCTACCCCGACCAGTCCACCTGGATGCCGGTGACCTTTGACGAAACCACCTGCACGCTGGCCCTGGAGGGC encodes the following:
- a CDS encoding protein phosphatase 2C domain-containing protein, with the translated sequence MKIRYCTHTEIGDRACNEDRFAVCETPTGYCFAVADGLGGLERGEVAAELACRTVADYAAILPQVSARKLEQGFLAAQQAILERQRAEHSETQMKTTLNVVLLDQTTLYWGHVGDSRTYYAQGGRLQRRTFDHSVTQMLSAIGQVADADIRFHEDRSKLLRALGMPWTRSQVELEPDIPLQGDQQLLLCTDGFWEYITEEQIQICLEEADNPVTWMDNMLELIGRNDHHGERDNRTAITVWIYPDNEEERE
- a CDS encoding LacI family DNA-binding transcriptional regulator, whose protein sequence is MITMAEIARLTHVSQPTVSRVLNGNPKVSPEIRERVLACAREHDYQLNALAKGLTGGPTHLLGVLVTDISNGFFADLAKEIETAAREQGYSILLFNSDYDPDREQEYLDVVRRYRVDGVLAVPIRETSPQWYDYVQRLDVPVVTITRRAEGLDSFYADHAAAGARVAAYLAGQGYERFLFIGKDYDGKYVGFRRWLEEEGKGDAVTNRVLTGHEEFRRELADWLAQSSGRAAVFAGNDIYALQALDILRALGVSVPGQVGVMGFDDTFMGRYLNPRLSTVRQPTAQMARDAVQWLLDRIEHPGPRPPELRAYDAELVPREST
- a CDS encoding glycoside hydrolase family 32 protein — protein: MLHDFLHLKAPGHWINDPNGFIYYKGKYHLFYQHFPYLPRWGTMHWGHAVSDDLVHWEHRGIALYPSKAYDRNGVFSGTAVEVDGALRLYYTAVRYDEENPDNVHRALDNRFAASQALVISPDGETFDNLDAKRQVLPVMAGGAAGDPQNTRDPKVWRAADGSFRMVLGSTWKGIGQLLFYRSPDGLTWTAAGRFGDEALGTTLECPDLFCLEGRWVLLGSPMGITADGLAYPDQSTWMPVTFDETTCTLALEGRPTFVDWGLDLYAPQTTLDAEGRRVLIGWIRMPGPVTDAPDGRAPWRGMMSLPRLVCWRDGQLCFPVHPNVTACFTEPAQGLAPLADHRPVRLQGKLRDGQGWNIGGLRIRREGDRLLTDRSEVFGGLTGYRLTAEAPAGTAAACALDVFVEENLVEIFLDGGRAVVSLVVRGLGDTLAGDFDAVTTVRDN
- a CDS encoding glycoside hydrolase family 32 protein; this translates as MAHWRQALHLEPPQGWLNDPNGLCFFGGQYHVFFQYAPLGAEGSGPKGWGHWQSADLLHWTFAGMPLRPDTPWDQSGAYSGCAVPFGDTLRLYYTGNVKHPGPYDYIHEGRESNTLLVETPDGLQMGPKERLMESGDYPADCSLHVRDPKVWREDGLWKMLLGARSLADAGRALLYHSTDGRAWTLARVLELSPAFGYMWECPDTFTVGGRRWLGVCPQGLPHGETENQNQYQSGWFALAGDLETGTISGFTEWDKGFDFYAPQTLEAPDGRVLLVGWMGMPDADYRNPTAALGWQHCLTLPRELEADGGGLRQRPLRELDALAEGTPFALNGETRTVPLPFRLRMAAEGDFTLTLAGGLTFTRRDDAGLLELRFTDDALGGGRTVRRARWAGGPLTVDLVADRSALEFYCDGGRLVFATRWYPGDPAVPVALQGAEATVQTLGSMTFTL
- a CDS encoding ATP-binding protein produces the protein MSAALEIVLVSALPVVPAYIFGVYAIRFLLTPRSPRRHALFALYCAVLLGIKPVIDFYWQYTNDGRSLAILHGTVMALMLPVLLWYCFGGDWRRRLFVLFPYVCIQSVFIMPPIILLLQTGLPLRPVWQVMFLAASALACGLAVLITDRLARLVEKLPGPVYTALAAASPAVNLLFNLDQARQSLQGDSRLETAAILSWRVAELGLLLAAVFFWLLRRQAKQTVAIAAAREAMHQRAVETQQRSLTELRTLHAAHRENLEALDALLAEGSTQAALDKVRALTRQESQAARRYADNPVADVSLAEAARRCTEAGVALNIRGTLPRDCTLPPVDLASLLYNLLSNAVTAAAAGPRPGTVDVRFVTVAGRLCVTVENTMGPRPVRQQGPGHGFGQKILREIAARYDGSYTLEYGQGMAVATAMVCLPAKEETHG
- a CDS encoding glucose PTS transporter subunit IIA, with the protein product MDYKKVAQEIYDKVGRKENIVSAAHCATRLRLVLVDNAKCDAKAVENIEGVKGVFSASGQLQVILGTGVVDKVYDEFIAIAGISAATKDEVKAAAAARQNPFKRAIKTLGDIFVPIIPAIVASGFLMGIMEALNFMVNNNFLSIDTSGSIYVFANLFSNTAYTFLPILIAYSAAKAFGGNPYLGAVIGMMMIHPNLQNAWTVATEGVHQTQSVWFGLYKVNMVGYQGHVIPVIIAVWVMCFLEKRLHKIVPAMFDLFVTPLVSVFVTGYLTFSIIGPIFVAIENGIIGGIQTLLTLPFGIGSLIMGGLYSTTVVAGIHHMYTVIDMGQLSMYGVTYWLPLASAANMGQGAATLAVALKSRNGKTKSLALPSAFSCFMGITEPAIFGVNLRFFKPFVCGAIGGAAGAMYASLVHLGASGTGVTGIFGLLLCLQHPLEYIIMAAITIAVAFALTWMFGYKDPAPEAAEADKPQTDAQPAVTCAPRTVYAPVAGEAVPSEEIPDETFAAGVLGRGAGIRPDGETIVAPFDGTISSVTDTHHAVGITSPDGMELLIHVGVDTVDMKGDGFACLVQEGQTVKAGDKLLTFDRKKIAAAGHPDMVAVLLTNADDFGAMTVHSGPCQALQPLMEVAPADAQ
- a CDS encoding WG repeat-containing protein; translated protein: MRNHTLSALVLSGLLLAGCGRTPTATPTVTAEPATAEAAASPESAAPVAAEPAAPAATEQPQAVATWVVEPTLEADNIDVLRQQRGTANEQDYNAFAMHKDDGLCLIVQGGRMGLIDYDGNLVAPAQYDTVELGMYGRYVLSNGGGEFSGGSSWTLENNQLVSLAGASMVDTVGTAPNRVLYWVPERDSMYISGGADTWLEAPYTAATPCAGWVVTRIEDECATEWDGYVLTDGTRPVSDTHYEDAGAFSSGLIPMCQGGKWGYLNARGETVLPFEFDACWDQSSFQDPLPYAATEGCVVVCREGQYALYDVAGNCLIDFGQYEALRPVHDGKLWARQGGKWGVLALTTPPTLPAEDRYPAAGVTVAPDAEDSGAAVADADGGLVLRAGPGTDTLRLGLIPYGTRLWISGASSTVEGWVYVDQGGWVSSEYLVRS
- a CDS encoding response regulator encodes the protein MDTPAPLRIALCDDTPALLAQEEALLRGALADLPHELVCCREGGTLLAAAEERPFDVAVLDIQMPGQDGIALGRALLARLDPVAFCQTHKSYAVHWPFVERYDKTELRMAGGAKVPISRSYQTAVRRSFLAYADTLQPVPREDLP